From Phacochoerus africanus isolate WHEZ1 chromosome 13, ROS_Pafr_v1, whole genome shotgun sequence, a single genomic window includes:
- the ABHD13 gene encoding protein ABHD13, which translates to MEKSWMLWNFVERWLIALASWSWALCRISLLPLIVTFHLYGGIVLLLLIFISIAGILYKFQDVLLYFPEQPSSSRLYVPMPTGIPHENIFIRTKDGVRLNLILIRYTGDSSPYSPTIIYFHGNAGNIGHRLPNALLMLVNLKVNLLLVDYRGYGKSEGEASEEGLYLDSEAVLDYVMTRPDLDKTKIFLFGRSLGGAVAIHLASENSHRISAILVENTFLSIPHMASTLFSFFPMRYLPLWCYKNKFLSYRKISQCRMPSLFISGLSDQLIPPVMMKQLYELSPSRTKRLAIFPDGTHNDTWQCQGYFPALEQFIKEVIKSHSPEEMAKTSSNVTII; encoded by the coding sequence atggaaaagtCCTGGATGCTATGGAACTTTGTTGAAAGATGGCTGATAGCTTTGGCTTCATGGTCTTGGGCCCTCTGCCGTATTTCTCTTTTACCTTTAATAGTGACTTTTCATCTGTATGGAGGCATTGTCTTACTTTTGTTAATATTCATATCAATCGCAGGTATTCTGTATAAATTCCAGGATGTGTTGCTTTATTTtccagaacagccatcatcttCACGCCTCTATGTTCCCATGCCTACTGGGATCCcacatgaaaacattttcatcagaACCAAAGACGGAGTGCGTCTGAATCTTATTTTGATAAGGTACACTGGAGACAGTTCGCCCTATTCCCcaactataatttattttcatgggAACGCAGGCAACATAGGTCACAGGTTACCAAATGCACTGCTCATGCTGGTTAACCTCAAAGTTAACCTTTTGCTTGTTGATTATCGAGGATATGGAAAAAGCGAAGGAGAAGCAAGCGAAGAAGGACTCTACTTAGATTCTGAGGCTGTGCTGGACTACGTGATGACCAGACCAGACCTTGACAAAacgaaaatttttctttttggccgttCCTTGGGAGGAGCAGTAGCTATTCATTTGGCTTCTGAAAATTCACATAGGATTTCAGCCATTCTGGTGGAGAACACATTTTTAAGCATACCACACATGGCAAGCACTTTATTTTCGTTCTTTCCAATGCGTTACCTTCCTTTATGGtgctacaaaaataaatttttgtccTACAGAAAAATCTCTCAGTGCAGAATGCCTTCTCTTTTCATCTCTGGACTTTCTGACCAATTAATTCCACCAGTAATGATGAAGCAACTTTATGAACTCTCCCCATCTCGGACTAAGAGATTAGCCATTTTTCCTGATGGAACTCATAACGACACGTGGCAGTGCCAGGGCTACTTCCCTGCCCTTGAACAGTTCATCAAAGAAGTAATAAAGAGTCATTCTCCCGAAGAAATGGCGAAAACTTCATCTAATGTAACAATTATatga